The DNA region CGCACTAAGGTATAATCGACTCTCCGTACCTTTCAGAATCCGTGATTTCTAGAAAAGGTTCGTTTACTCAGAAGTCCGCTATCGTCCAactgtttttcactttaaggttctatTTTTATAAGCCATCATAAATCTCACTCGATTATCTCGGGAACAATGCCACAATCCCCATGGGTCAAAATTGAATTAATAAGGCTCCAGGAAGGTTCAACAGGGGTAAATAGGTCAAAAGCattataacgaccaaacgggtcattacatcagataccaattaaataatcgttcgtcctcgaatgacaAGGAAAGGAACGGGGAGGAGTACTTGAGTCAGTAAACAATTGGGCTATCTAGTACGAATATCAAAGTCGATCTCCCATGTGGCCTCATACACAAGTCGGTGCTTACATCGCACCTTAACTGAAGTTATCTCCTTTGACCTCAACATCCTcacttgcctatccaagatcgctaTAGGCTCATTCTTATAAGAcgaattctcatcaagcaacacGAAGTCCCAACAAATAGTATAAGAACAGTCTAAATGGTACCTCTTCAGcatggaaacatgaaataccgaaTGAACACCTAACAAGCCTAGTGGCAAGGCTAACTCATAATCCACTGCACCAACACAACGGAGAATCTAAAATTGACCAATGTGcctcgggctcaacttgcccctcttcccaaattgcataacacccttcatgggtgaatcAGAAGAACCTGCTCACCCTTcataaactctaaatctcgaACCTTCTGGTCCGCATACACATTTTTCCTACTTTGAACTGCcagaagcttttcctgaattAGCTTCACCATGTCCAAACACTCCCTCAGCGAATCTGTACCCCAAGGTCTAACCTCAAAAGCATTAAACCACCCAAGCAGAGAACGACACGTCCTATCATATAAAGCCTAGAATGGCACTATATCAATACTtaaatggtagctattattgtaatcGAACTTTGCCAAAGGTAAGAATTGGttccaatgaccaccaaaatcaataagaCATGAATTGGAGGTAAACTGAGTCCCTCGATCAGAAATGATAGAAACAGGAACCCCATGTATATCTTAGCCAACTTCTCAGCATTATAAGTAATCGGAGCTGGGATGAAATGAGCAGACCTAGtcaatatatcaagaataaccCAAACTGAATCAAACTTTCCCAAGGTCTTaggaagacccacaacaaaatccatggcaatcctctcccacatccactcgggaatgggcatcgtTGGAAGCACACCACCAGGTCTCTGGTGCTCGTACTTAACTTactggcaattcaaacactgagcaatgaaatctgtaatatctctcttcatcctgcCCCACCAGTAAtgctgtctcaaatcacgatacatcttagtcgcccctgGATAAATAGAATACCTGGAACTATGAGCCTCctctaatataaaaaaaatcagaccaCCCACACAAGGAACGTACTCACATCCCTTGATCCTCAAGACCCCTTTATCATCAAGAAcgacctccttggcctcaccattCAACACTTTATCACGAATCGTACATAACTTAGCATTATTAAATTGTTGTGCCCTGATCtgctccaagagagacgacctCGCCTCAACACATACTAGAACCCTGCCCAAATCTGAAATATATTGTCGCACAAGACTATTAGCCAGAGTATGAGCCTCCATGGCTAAAGGACGCTCCAAAGCAATCAACAGGGCTAAACTATgcatactcactgcctttcgGCTCAATGCATAAACTACCACATTAGCTTTGCTCGGATGGTACAGAAATGTGATATCATAATCCTCAAATAGCTCCCTCTATCGACGTTGTCTAGAATTGAGATCTCTCTGGTTGAACACATGTTGTAGACTACGATGATCGGTGAATACACCATAATGGaccccatacaaataatgcctccaaatcttcaaagcaaagactaccactgccaactccaaatcatgagtaggatagttcttctcatgaatcttcaactgcctagaagcataagcaatgaccttTCCCTCTTGCATCAACACGACACCTAAACCAACACAAGATATATCACAATATACTGAGAAGTCCTTACCCTTCACGGATAATGCCAAAATCGGGGCTGTAGTCAACAAGGTCATGAGATTTTTGAAGCTCTCTTCACACGCATCATACCACTGGAAAGGTACCTCCTTTTGAGTCAACCGAGTAAGGTGAGCAGTAATAAAAGCAAACTCTTTGACAAATCGACGATAGTAACTAGCCAAACCCATGAAGCTACGAATCTTACTCACTGAAGTAGGCCTCACCTAATCTCTAacaacctcaatcttcttgggGTTCAACTATAATCCCATTATTTGACACCatatggcccaagaatgccactgaattaagccagaactcacacttagaaaacttgccATAAAGCTCCTTAACTTTTAATAACCCAAGAACAATTCTCATATGACGCTCATGTTCTTCCTCAATCTTTGAATACATTAAGATGTTATCGATGAAGACTATGATGAAGGAATCCATGTATGTcttgaaaatgccattcatcaaatccatgaaagcTGCCAAGGCAATcataagcccaaaagacataacaaggaactcctaatgaccataacgagtcctaaaggctatcttcggaatatcctccgccTGAATATTCAGTTGGTGAAagcctgacctcaaatcaattttggaaaacacaaAAGCACACTGAAATTAGTCGAACAAGTCATTAATACTGGAATAGGATACTTACTttgaatggtgaccttgttcaaccggcagtaatcaatacacatctgcATCGTCCCATCattcttcttcacaaattgCATGAGAGCACCCCAAGTGGAGAAGCTCAATTTGATAAAACCCTTACTCAAAAGATCCTGTAATTGCTCCTTTAACTCTCTTAACTCAgctggtgccatcctataaAGCAGAATGGAAATCGGGTGAGTGCCCGGCTCCAAATCGATGCAGAAATCTCTCTCACGGTCAGGTGGCGTACCCCACAAATATGTAGGGAATACCTTTGCGAACTTGCACACAACAAGCACAGACTCAAGTGATAGAAAATCAACACTAGCGTCACGAATATGGGCCAAGTAAACCAGGCACCCCTTATCAACTAACATCTTCACGTGGAGAtcgaaaataattttcttcggGGTGGGACTCGAAGGACCCCTCTACTCAAGTATAGGAATACCTGGCATGGCTAGAGTGACTGTTTTAGCTTGACAAGCCAAGATCGCATCGTAAGGGGACAACCAACTTATGCCTAAAATGATatcgaaatctaccatatccAAATTCACCAAGTCTACCCAAGTGTCAATACgtataaaagtaactaaacaagatcggtagactcgatcaaccacTACCGAATCTCCAACCAAAGTAGACATGTGAATAGGCACATCAAGTCTATCACAAGTCAAATCCCAACCCACAGGATGAGACATATAAGAAAAAGTAGACCCCGGATCAAATATGACTGAAGCTGCCTGATGACAAATAGAAATAGTACCTACGATCACAGCATCTGATGCCTCAGCATCTGGCCTATCGAGAAAATCATAACAATATGCACCACCATGGCTGCTTTGGCCGAATTGAGCTCTTCCCCTGGAGGCTTGAGAACCACCTCTACCAGACTGATATCCACCCCTACAAGAATGTGAACCATCGAGGCCTGTTTGAGCATCGCCTACCCTAAAGAACCACCCTAGCTACCAGAAGATGCTGGAGTCCTAGGGGTCTAGAATCTGGGACCCTGTTTGGTCCTACCCTATCTCAATTAGGTGCACTCTCTTGCATTGTGCCCAAGATCAGCACACACATAGAAAGCTCTAGATGGAAGAGGTTGAAACATTGAAGCTGAGGAATCAAAAGGACAACCTCGATCGGCTGGTCGAGAAAATGAGCCTGCAGAAACCTGCCCTGAACCATAACCACTCTGCCTAAAAGGGCGACCTCAAGAAGCCTGAAGTACTGACTGAATAGGGCAGCTGGAATCTGGTTGATAGGTCCTGGATGACTGGACCCACCTCTAGAACTCGACCCACTGTATCCACTATACTGACGAGGCTACTTCTCACTAACCCCACCAAGAGCTCGAGCCCTAGCCGACTCAACACTCGTGGCATGATCCACTACGGTCTGAAAGGAAGCCTCTATGATGATAAAAGCGAAGACACTCTATATGTAGTGGAAGCACCAGTCCACTCACGAACTTTCTAACCCTTTCCGACTCGATCGAAATCAATAGGGAAGGGCAGAAAGAGGGTATAGTGCCCTAATAAATTGGCGTGGAATGGGTATTTCAGTGATACATTCTCTAAATGAATTAGCACTATGAATAATTTTAATAGGTTATTTTCCCGTGAAAAGTTATGAATTTAACTGTTCATTGTATTTTGGATGGCGATGAAAGTGGAGATGGACATGATCATATTTTTCTATACTTATCTATAGCTAGGATAAGCTCTTATAGGCTTGTTGGGAGGTGAATGCCATATCtagcttcttgatatttgatcAAATTCATAACAAGCATCTTGTAATGAGAGGCCTAGTGTTCCTTTAGTAAAGTTATGGCACCCGGGCCTAACTCAACTCTAAAGGTTGGCATATAATAGGAGGATTGTCctataacgacccgtttggttgttat from Lycium ferocissimum isolate CSIRO_LF1 chromosome 2, AGI_CSIRO_Lferr_CH_V1, whole genome shotgun sequence includes:
- the LOC132047409 gene encoding uncharacterized protein LOC132047409, producing MAPAELRELKEQLQDLLSKGFIKLSFSTWGALMQFVKKNDGTMQMCIDYCRLNKVTIQTFMDLMNGIFKTYMDSFIIVFIDNILMYSKIEEEHERHMRIVLGLLKVKELYGKFSKYLGRVLVCVEARSSLLEQIRAQQFNNAKLCTIRDKVLNGEAKEVVLDDKGVLRIKGCEYVPCVGGLIFFILEEAHSSRSAHFIPAPITYNAEKLAKIYMGFLFLSFLIEGLSLPPIHALYDRTCRSLLGWFNAFEVRPWGTDSLRECLDMVKLIQEKLLAVQSRKNVYADQKVRDLEFMKVDYELALPLGLLGVHSVFHVSMLKRYHLDCSYTICWDFVLLDENSSYKNEPIAILDRQVRMLRSKEITSVKVRCKHRLVYEATWEIDFDIRTR